A single region of the Corvus hawaiiensis isolate bCorHaw1 unplaced genomic scaffold, bCorHaw1.pri.cur scaffold_255_ctg1, whole genome shotgun sequence genome encodes:
- the LOC125320884 gene encoding uncharacterized protein LOC125320884 — MGKPGWAHLDELTWIPVHTWMGSPGSLCTPGWAHLDGLTWMGTPGSLGTPGWAHLDGHTWIPVHTWMGSPGWAHLDGLTWMGTPGSLCTPGWAHLDGHTWAHCAHLDPCAHLDGHTWAHLDPCAHLDGHTWGVFTWMGTPGHTWILVHTCNVHIWILVHTWAYLKLCAHGHTWILGHTWAHLGMHTWAFLCTPRAAAHLDPCAHLGWAHLGTPELCTPGMGTPGHTWIPVHTWDGHTWAHLSCAHLGLCTHSPSCTPGHGRTPRCAPVHTQPPRPPCTRVCDRAQVGQHTHLGHMWKCHAPV; from the coding sequence ATGGGCAAACCTGGATGGGCACACCTGGATGAGCTCACCTGGATCCCTGTGCACACCTGGATGGGCTCACCTGGATCCCTGTGCACACCTGGATGGGCACACCTGGATGGGCTCACTTGGATGGGCACACCTGGAtccctgggcacacctggatgGGCACACCTGGATGGGCACACCTGGATCCCTGTGCACACCTGGATGGGCTCACCTGGATGGGCTCACCTGGATGGGCTCACCTGGATGGGCACACCTGGATCCCTGTGCACACCTGGATGGGCACACCTGgatgggcacacctgggcacactgtgCTCACCTGGATCCCTGTGCACACCTGgatgggcacacctgggcacacctggatcCATGTGCACACCTGGATGGGCACACCTGGGGTGTGTTCACCTGGATGGGCACACCGGGGCACACCTGGATCCTTGTGCATACCTGCAATGTGCACATCTGGATCCTTGTGCACACTTGGGCATACCTGAAGCTGTGCGCACATGGGCACACCTGGATCcttgggcacacctgggcacacctggggatGCACACTTGGGCATTTCTGTGCACACCTCGGGCTGCGGCACACTTGGATCCCTGTGCACACCTGGgatgggcacacctgggcacacctgagctGTGCACACCAGGGATGGGCACGCCAGGGCACACCTGGATCCCTGTGCACACCTGGgatgggcacacctgggcacacctgagctGTGCACACCTGGGactgtgcactcacagcccttCATGCACACCTGGACACGGCCGCACGCCCAGGTGTGCCCCCGTGCACACGCAGCCCCCGCGCCCCCCCTGCACACGCGTGTGCGACAGGGCACAGGTGGGGCAGCACACACACCTGGGGCACATGTGGAAGTGCCACGCACCTGTGTGA